In uncultured Methanobrevibacter sp., one DNA window encodes the following:
- a CDS encoding STT3 domain-containing protein has protein sequence MNKQTILTVGKSILIILILLAVVFALRAPAADLPSMDNELKAQYVDSSGLPYFSEMDSYYNLRLTQDYADHGFVGDEIINGSEWDMHRYAPDGNQINYELGIVYLTNWLHDVANSFFGGNYSIKEIAFWTGPIISSLAVIPAFIFARRISNDWGAIVATLIIVLAPNYFSHTFAGFFDTDMFYYIFSLLFVFFFVECIRTDNIILKIIYAIISIVSIGLFSQSWTGYIFYIGLMGIFSIVYLIVCYVFDVDNNKSEYSSKVSWFIHQDALLSLVILGVIGFAGLAVFKGVDGVFGIFGNLTGLLSLQSASRVVGGFPNVLVSVAEMQQPSMLGAGMNSMFLASTNGFINGIGGIAVFFAALIVAYILVSRSWKFRSAGKTVQVSGKPQKGERVSAAEKLDDDRKFKFSFTDLKFGGSNEILASKKLTVLYATLFVVWIAVTALAVTRGSRFITTIVLPFGLLAGVFVSYASDYIKTRLNNDKWLVVIVAFCGFLAAVPLATINTMYGIAIFAVIFAIGLVAIYGMKPNASVKVPLKKYVVIAAIIIALVTPTLCGAFQVSTNVYPGTSDPMWNSMEWIKETQSNDTVITSWWDFGYLFEIAADRQATFDGGSQTGSRAFWLGQAMGTDNLDLSVGIFRMLDTTGERATQKLVDITGDSGQSVGILLDILPKSSSDAQKTLMDKYHLNSTAASDIVNLTHPANPRPVIFVASSDMLSKAGWWSYFGHWNFENQTSENYNYLVPTSTIQVAPGQTANYTLMQDSGMTVNTVIERGTGNNTTTAHVESVYTENGQKIMINDTEYNPYNASNIIVIENNQIMKNESIKGAENGNFTIFLVGNNNEYTPFLISNELVNSMFTRLYLMGGAGQNQFTLVHSEPGVMLFKVNFDGSSNSTASGNSTSSN, from the coding sequence ATGAATAAACAAACAATATTAACAGTAGGTAAATCAATACTTATTATTTTGATTTTGTTAGCTGTTGTTTTTGCATTGAGGGCTCCTGCAGCCGATTTGCCATCAATGGATAACGAACTCAAAGCACAATATGTTGATTCATCCGGTCTTCCTTATTTCAGTGAAATGGATTCATATTATAACTTAAGGTTGACACAAGATTATGCAGATCACGGTTTTGTGGGAGACGAAATTATAAATGGTAGCGAATGGGATATGCATCGGTACGCGCCCGACGGGAATCAGATTAATTATGAGCTGGGTATCGTATATCTCACAAACTGGTTACATGACGTAGCTAACAGTTTCTTTGGCGGAAACTATTCAATTAAGGAAATTGCGTTTTGGACTGGTCCAATCATATCTTCATTAGCTGTGATTCCGGCATTTATATTCGCTAGAAGAATATCTAACGATTGGGGAGCGATTGTTGCAACATTAATTATTGTTCTTGCTCCGAATTATTTCTCACACACATTCGCAGGATTTTTCGATACAGATATGTTCTATTACATATTTTCGCTGTTATTCGTATTTTTCTTTGTTGAATGTATACGGACGGACAATATTATTCTTAAAATAATTTATGCAATAATATCCATCGTTTCAATAGGATTATTCTCACAATCTTGGACTGGTTATATCTTTTACATAGGTTTGATGGGAATATTTTCCATTGTATATCTAATTGTATGTTATGTCTTCGACGTTGACAACAATAAAAGCGAATATTCGAGTAAAGTGTCTTGGTTTATCCATCAGGATGCGCTATTGTCACTTGTGATTCTTGGTGTAATTGGATTTGCCGGACTCGCTGTTTTCAAAGGAGTCGATGGAGTATTTGGAATATTTGGAAATTTAACTGGATTATTAAGCTTGCAATCTGCATCTAGGGTTGTAGGTGGATTCCCTAACGTACTTGTTTCTGTTGCAGAGATGCAACAACCATCCATGCTTGGTGCTGGAATGAATTCAATGTTCTTAGCTAGTACCAATGGTTTCATTAACGGTATCGGTGGTATAGCAGTATTTTTCGCAGCTTTAATTGTAGCTTATATTTTAGTTTCCAGATCTTGGAAATTCAGATCTGCAGGAAAAACAGTTCAAGTATCCGGAAAACCACAAAAAGGAGAAAGAGTTTCTGCTGCTGAAAAATTAGATGACGACCGTAAATTTAAGTTCTCATTTACGGATTTAAAATTCGGTGGTTCCAATGAGATATTGGCTAGTAAAAAATTAACAGTACTTTACGCAACATTATTTGTTGTATGGATTGCAGTTACTGCTCTTGCTGTAACTAGAGGTTCAAGGTTCATTACAACAATCGTATTGCCATTCGGATTATTGGCTGGTGTATTTGTAAGTTATGCTAGTGATTATATTAAAACTAGATTAAATAATGATAAATGGTTAGTTGTTATTGTGGCATTCTGTGGATTTTTAGCTGCAGTCCCATTAGCAACTATTAACACAATGTATGGAATAGCAATCTTTGCAGTTATATTTGCTATTGGTTTAGTTGCAATTTATGGAATGAAACCTAACGCATCCGTTAAAGTTCCGCTCAAGAAATATGTTGTTATTGCAGCTATAATTATTGCTCTTGTAACACCAACACTTTGTGGTGCTTTCCAAGTTTCTACAAATGTTTACCCAGGTACCAGCGATCCAATGTGGAATTCAATGGAATGGATTAAAGAAACTCAATCCAATGATACCGTAATTACATCCTGGTGGGACTTCGGTTACCTCTTCGAAATTGCTGCAGATAGACAAGCAACTTTCGACGGAGGTTCTCAGACAGGAAGCCGTGCTTTCTGGCTGGGTCAAGCTATGGGTACGGACAACCTGGATTTGTCGGTAGGTATATTTAGAATGCTGGATACAACCGGTGAGAGGGCAACTCAAAAGCTGGTGGATATTACTGGAGATTCCGGTCAATCAGTAGGCATATTACTTGATATTTTACCAAAATCATCTAGTGATGCACAAAAAACTTTAATGGATAAATATCATTTGAATTCAACAGCCGCTTCGGATATTGTTAATTTAACACACCCTGCAAATCCACGGCCTGTTATTTTCGTAGCATCTTCAGATATGCTTTCTAAAGCTGGTTGGTGGAGTTACTTCGGACATTGGAACTTTGAAAACCAAACCTCTGAAAACTACAACTACTTGGTACCGACAAGCACTATACAAGTAGCTCCTGGTCAAACCGCTAATTATACTTTAATGCAAGATTCAGGAATGACTGTAAATACAGTTATTGAAAGAGGAACAGGTAACAATACAACTACAGCACATGTTGAGTCTGTTTATACTGAAAATGGTCAAAAAATCATGATTAATGATACTGAATATAACCCATATAATGCTTCAAACATTATCGTGATTGAAAATAACCAAATCATGAAAAACGAGTCAATTAAAGGTGCTGAGAATGGTAACTTTACTATTTTCTTAGTTGGTAATAATAATGAATACACTCCATTCTTGATTAGTAATGAACTGGTTAACTCAATGTTCACTAGACTTTACCTTATGGGTGGAGCCGGTCAAAATCAGTTCACTTTAGTACATTCCGAACCGGGTGTAATGTTATTTAAAGTCAACTTTGATGGTAGTAGTAATTCAACAGCTAGTGGAAATTCAACATCTAGCAATTAG
- a CDS encoding GTP-binding protein: protein MGIEEKIKDIEEEIQKTPYNKATSHHIGKLKAKLSKLKEESLQRSSGGTKGQGFHVKKSGDATVVLVGFPSVGKSTLLNNITNAESKVGAYQFTTLDIVPGVMEHKNAKIQVFDIPGIITGASSGKGRGKEILSVARTADLILVVLDTLNPQHIDVIVKELRAIGIRPNEQPPDVTVKRKKLGGVKVSSTCPLSHLDEKTIRSILNEYGYINADVLFRDDVTMDQFIDVLDRNKSYVPMLVLLNKVDLVDEAYIKELKKYIPEFIPISADKNTNIDELKDIIFDNLDLVRVYLKPQGRKADMEDPLVIKKGSTVIDACRKLHREFVKNFRHAKVWGTSVKFPGQKVGPDHVLDDEDVLRIILKK, encoded by the coding sequence ATGGGAATAGAAGAGAAAATAAAGGATATTGAAGAAGAAATTCAAAAAACACCATACAATAAAGCTACTTCACACCACATTGGTAAATTAAAAGCAAAACTATCAAAACTTAAAGAAGAATCTTTACAAAGAAGCAGTGGTGGTACTAAAGGACAAGGTTTCCATGTTAAAAAATCAGGGGATGCTACTGTTGTTCTTGTAGGATTTCCTTCAGTTGGTAAATCTACTCTCTTGAATAATATTACAAATGCAGAAAGTAAAGTTGGTGCTTATCAGTTCACAACTTTAGATATTGTTCCAGGTGTCATGGAGCATAAAAATGCTAAAATCCAAGTTTTTGATATTCCTGGAATTATTACCGGTGCAAGTAGTGGTAAAGGAAGAGGAAAAGAAATTCTATCTGTTGCAAGAACTGCTGATTTGATATTGGTTGTATTGGATACTTTAAATCCACAGCATATTGATGTTATTGTAAAAGAACTAAGAGCTATTGGAATCAGACCAAATGAACAGCCACCAGACGTTACAGTTAAGAGGAAAAAGCTTGGTGGTGTAAAGGTATCATCCACCTGTCCGTTGTCTCATTTGGATGAAAAAACAATCCGTTCTATCCTTAATGAATACGGTTATATTAATGCTGACGTTCTCTTCAGGGATGACGTTACAATGGATCAGTTCATCGATGTGCTTGATAGAAACAAATCCTATGTTCCGATGTTGGTTTTATTAAATAAGGTTGACCTTGTTGATGAGGCATACATTAAAGAGCTTAAGAAATACATTCCAGAATTTATTCCGATTTCCGCTGATAAAAATACAAATATTGATGAGCTAAAAGATATCATATTTGATAATTTGGACCTTGTCAGAGTATATTTAAAACCACAAGGCAGAAAAGCGGACATGGAAGATCCATTGGTTATCAAAAAGGGTTCTACTGTAATTGACGCATGCAGAAAACTGCATAGAGAATTCGTTAAGAATTTCCGTCATGCTAAAGTTTGGGGAACTTCTGTCAAATTCCCTGGTCAAAAGGTAGGTCCTGACCACGTATTGGATGATGAAGATGTTTTAAGAATTATTTTAAAAAAATAA
- a CDS encoding adenylate kinase family protein, which produces MRKTIFITGTPGTGKTTVSEVLASKLNCRLIKINDLAIENDFILGIDEDKGYKVIDIPALNEKVSEIINDSDELIIFEGHLAHLCDGADKVIVLRVRPEILQSRLEARNYSESKIHENLEAEAMGVCTAEAYGIYGENISEIDVSDLTVDEIVDVISSIISGSNDYPVGEIDFMDWLISNS; this is translated from the coding sequence ATGCGTAAAACTATTTTTATAACTGGTACTCCCGGTACTGGAAAAACTACTGTTAGTGAAGTTTTAGCTTCTAAATTAAATTGCAGATTGATTAAAATTAACGATTTGGCAATTGAAAATGATTTTATTTTAGGAATTGACGAGGATAAAGGCTATAAGGTCATCGATATTCCTGCACTCAATGAAAAAGTTTCTGAGATAATTAACGACAGTGACGAGCTGATTATTTTTGAAGGGCATTTGGCTCATTTGTGTGATGGGGCTGACAAAGTAATTGTTTTAAGAGTCAGACCTGAAATTTTGCAATCCAGACTTGAAGCCCGTAATTATTCCGAATCTAAAATCCATGAAAACCTTGAAGCTGAAGCAATGGGAGTCTGTACAGCGGAAGCATATGGTATTTATGGTGAGAATATCTCAGAGATTGATGTGAGTGATTTAACTGTAGATGAAATTGTTGATGTGATTTCCAGTATCATTTCAGGTAGTAATGATTATCCTGTTGGTGAAATTGATTTTATGGATTGGTTGATTTCAAATTCTTAA
- a CDS encoding type II toxin-antitoxin system VapC family toxin produces the protein MIFLDTTYVNGLIIKKDPYKKSSENIKPFLDKEAKATNITVLVEVLNSLKRNNFNGNVKDIVNQLFNVHIFDFLSKEDYKKAMELFRFYNHAINFADCTILVSMQKHGITRIATFDSDFDKIHWINRICGFF, from the coding sequence ATGATTTTTTTAGACACCACTTATGTTAATGGTTTGATAATTAAAAAAGATCCCTATAAGAAATCTTCAGAAAATATCAAACCATTTTTGGACAAAGAAGCAAAAGCAACCAACATCACAGTTCTAGTTGAGGTATTAAATAGTCTAAAGAGAAATAATTTTAATGGAAATGTCAAGGACATTGTTAATCAATTGTTTAATGTTCATATTTTTGATTTTTTGTCAAAAGAAGATTATAAAAAAGCTATGGAACTGTTTAGATTTTACAATCATGCCATTAATTTTGCAGATTGTACTATATTAGTATCTATGCAAAAACATGGAATTACCAGAATTGCAACATTTGATTCTGATTTTGACAAAATCCATTGGATTAATAGAATATGTGGGTTTTTTTAA
- a CDS encoding ribonuclease P protein component 4, with translation MSRGKRPKWMIEIAIERMNILFERAEMEFITHPERSNRYVELALKLSTKYNTKIPEKWQRRYCKKCKKFLYPGHNCTVRLINSEVNIFCGECGHVMKIPYHKEKKLKRRAKYESIKKRNDE, from the coding sequence TTGAGTAGAGGAAAACGACCAAAGTGGATGATTGAAATAGCGATTGAAAGAATGAATATTCTTTTTGAGCGTGCAGAGATGGAATTCATCACCCATCCTGAAAGATCCAATCGTTATGTTGAACTTGCTTTAAAGCTATCCACCAAATACAATACCAAAATTCCCGAAAAATGGCAAAGGAGGTATTGTAAGAAATGTAAGAAATTCCTTTACCCGGGTCATAATTGCACCGTCCGGCTAATTAACTCAGAAGTTAATATTTTTTGTGGTGAATGTGGCCATGTCATGAAAATTCCTTATCATAAGGAAAAGAAACTTAAAAGGAGAGCTAAATATGAGTCAATCAAAAAAAGAAATGATGAATAG
- a CDS encoding YhbY family RNA-binding protein produces MSQSKKEMMNRALSAMTINIGKAGVNDNVIEEIKRQLEANEIVKLKFAKNIARDKDDYIDEIVTKTRAKLIDVRGHVAVIYKKKP; encoded by the coding sequence ATGAGTCAATCAAAAAAAGAAATGATGAATAGAGCTCTTTCCGCGATGACAATTAATATTGGTAAGGCTGGTGTTAATGATAATGTTATTGAAGAAATCAAACGCCAACTTGAAGCTAATGAAATTGTTAAACTTAAATTTGCAAAAAATATCGCTAGAGATAAAGATGATTACATCGACGAAATTGTCACTAAAACCAGAGCGAAGCTCATTGACGTTAGGGGACATGTTGCTGTAATCTATAAGAAAAAGCCTTAA
- a CDS encoding 30S ribosomal protein S19e, whose protein sequence is MTTVFDVPADLLIEKVADELKNNDKINSPAWSNFVKTGVHKERKPENADWWYVRAASIIRRVYMDGPVGVMSLRTFYGGKKDRGVRPEVFRKGSGSIIRHALHQLEDAGYVEKVEGGRVISPAGRSFLDKISAEIIKDIPELEKY, encoded by the coding sequence ATGACTACTGTATTTGATGTACCTGCAGATTTATTAATTGAAAAAGTCGCAGACGAATTAAAAAATAATGATAAAATCAATTCCCCTGCATGGTCCAATTTTGTCAAAACTGGTGTTCACAAAGAAAGAAAACCAGAAAATGCTGATTGGTGGTATGTAAGAGCTGCTTCTATCATCAGAAGAGTTTACATGGATGGTCCTGTAGGAGTTATGAGTTTAAGAACTTTCTACGGTGGTAAAAAAGACCGTGGTGTACGTCCTGAAGTATTTAGGAAAGGTAGCGGATCTATCATCAGACACGCACTTCACCAATTAGAAGATGCGGGATATGTAGAAAAAGTTGAAGGTGGAAGAGTTATCAGTCCAGCAGGAAGATCATTCTTAGATAAAATTTCTGCTGAAATCATTAAAGATATTCCTGAACTTGAAAAATACTAA
- a CDS encoding DNA-binding protein, giving the protein MSDLDEIRQKRMAELQAQQAAMQNQQMQQQQAAAQAQQQEAQRQQFEAQKKQILSQILTPEARTRLGNLRLTKPELVEQIELQLIQSAQAGSLRGKVTDEQLKVLLRQISGQKREIKITRK; this is encoded by the coding sequence ATGAGCGATTTAGATGAAATTCGTCAAAAAAGAATGGCTGAATTACAAGCTCAACAAGCTGCTATGCAGAATCAACAAATGCAGCAACAACAAGCTGCTGCACAGGCACAACAGCAAGAAGCACAAAGGCAACAGTTCGAAGCTCAGAAAAAACAAATTTTGAGTCAAATTTTGACTCCTGAAGCTCGTACTAGATTAGGCAATCTCAGATTAACAAAACCCGAACTTGTTGAACAAATTGAACTTCAATTAATTCAATCAGCTCAAGCTGGAAGTTTAAGAGGTAAAGTTACAGATGAGCAGTTAAAAGTCTTATTAAGACAAATATCTGGTCAGAAAAGAGAAATTAAAATTACAAGGAAATAA